A genomic segment from Actinomadura hallensis encodes:
- a CDS encoding amidohydrolase family protein, protein MVIDAWMQHGTVRFLQHEMLDSLWRWTGKKPPEKEVPVEETVAAMDAGGVDVGLISAWYGPEGALVSNDEVASFVEQAPPGRLLGIASVDLRKPMDAVRELRRCVRELGFRGLRVVPWLWELPPTDRRYYPLFAECVELGVPFCTQVGHTGPLRPSETGRPIPYIDQVALEFPELVIVGGHIGYPWTEEMIAVCRKHPNVYIDTSAYTVRRYPPELVRYMAEDGNHKVMFGTNYPMIAPEHALKGLDELGLPDDARERFLEGNARRVFHL, encoded by the coding sequence ATGGTGATCGACGCGTGGATGCAGCACGGGACGGTGCGTTTCCTCCAGCACGAGATGCTGGACTCGCTGTGGCGGTGGACGGGGAAGAAGCCTCCTGAGAAGGAGGTCCCGGTCGAGGAGACGGTCGCCGCCATGGACGCCGGGGGAGTGGATGTCGGGCTCATCAGCGCGTGGTACGGGCCGGAGGGCGCCCTCGTGAGCAACGACGAGGTCGCCTCGTTCGTCGAGCAGGCCCCGCCGGGACGCCTGCTCGGCATCGCCTCGGTGGACCTGCGCAAGCCCATGGACGCCGTCCGTGAACTGAGGCGGTGCGTCCGCGAGCTGGGGTTCCGGGGCCTGCGCGTGGTGCCGTGGCTGTGGGAGCTGCCGCCGACCGACCGGCGCTACTACCCGCTGTTCGCCGAGTGCGTCGAGCTGGGCGTCCCCTTCTGCACGCAGGTCGGTCACACGGGGCCGCTGCGTCCGAGCGAGACGGGACGGCCGATCCCCTACATCGACCAGGTCGCGCTGGAGTTCCCGGAGCTCGTCATCGTCGGCGGGCATATCGGCTACCCGTGGACGGAGGAGATGATCGCGGTGTGCCGCAAGCACCCGAACGTCTACATCGACACGTCCGCGTACACCGTGCGGAGGTACCCGCCGGAACTCGTCCGCTACATGGCCGAGGACGGGAACCACAAGGTCATGTTCGGCACGAACTACCCGATGATCGCGCCGGAGCACGCGCTCAAGGGCCTGGACGAGCTCGGCCTCCCCGACGACGCGAGGGAGAGGTTCCTGGAGGGGAACGCAAGGCGCGTGTTCCACCTCTGA